Proteins from a genomic interval of Kitasatospora herbaricolor:
- a CDS encoding ABC transporter substrate-binding protein, translating into MHHLPCLLPGRRALPAAAALTTASALLLTGCGGQEASKDPADVVKAAVPKAQRTAGVLRIGSDLNYAPVEFRGADGKPDGLDPDLANALGKALGLRVEIVDTPFDKLIPGLNGRQFDVAMSAISDTPQRRDALGEDGKPTGQPGVDFVDYFIAGTSIIVQKGNPKGIRTLDDICGRTVALQRGTTQDEIIGRQVAACSRQGKPLQVHRFDSDSQALAEVAAGTAVAGFNDFPVAAYAAKTTDDGNRFEVTGSQSQSSPYGIAVNKSDTALRDAVAKGLDQLIRSGEYDKILAKWNVSAGAAQAAAINGGL; encoded by the coding sequence TTGCACCACCTCCCTTGCCTGCTCCCCGGCCGCCGGGCCCTGCCGGCCGCCGCCGCCCTCACCACCGCCTCCGCCCTGCTGCTCACCGGTTGCGGCGGCCAGGAGGCCTCGAAGGACCCCGCCGACGTGGTCAAGGCGGCCGTCCCCAAGGCGCAGCGCACCGCCGGGGTGCTGCGGATCGGCTCCGACCTGAACTACGCGCCGGTGGAGTTCCGCGGCGCGGACGGCAAGCCGGACGGCCTCGACCCCGACCTGGCCAACGCCCTGGGGAAGGCCCTCGGCCTGCGGGTCGAGATCGTCGACACGCCGTTCGACAAGCTGATACCGGGCCTCAACGGCAGGCAGTTCGACGTGGCGATGTCCGCGATCAGCGACACGCCCCAGCGCCGTGACGCGCTCGGCGAGGACGGCAAGCCGACCGGTCAGCCGGGCGTGGACTTCGTGGACTACTTCATCGCCGGCACCTCGATCATCGTGCAGAAGGGCAACCCGAAGGGGATCCGGACGCTGGACGACATCTGCGGCCGCACGGTCGCGCTGCAGCGGGGCACCACCCAGGACGAGATCATCGGCCGCCAGGTCGCCGCCTGCAGCCGGCAGGGCAAGCCGCTGCAGGTCCACCGCTTCGACAGCGACAGCCAGGCCCTCGCCGAGGTGGCGGCCGGCACGGCGGTGGCCGGTTTCAACGACTTCCCGGTGGCGGCGTACGCGGCCAAGACCACCGACGACGGGAACCGCTTCGAGGTGACGGGCTCGCAGTCGCAGTCCAGCCCGTACGGGATCGCGGTGAACAAGAGCGACACGGCCCTGCGCGACGCGGTGGCGAAGGGGCTGGACCAGCTGATCCGCAGCGGCGAGTACGACAAGATCCTCGCGAAGTGGAACGTCAGCGCGGGCGCCGCCCAGGCGGCGGCGATCAACGGGGGGCTGTGA
- a CDS encoding NAD(P)-dependent malic enzyme: MAAEIIHPNTQDTVDPVDAVFALHRGGKMEVRATVPVRDADDLSLAYTPGVARVCTAIAEQPELVNDYTWKSNVVAVVTDGTAVLGLGDIGPEASLPVMEGKAILFKQFGGVDAVPIALACTDVDEIVETVVRMAPSFGGVNLEDISAPRCFEIERRLQDALDIPIFHDDQHGTAIVSTAALWNAAKVTGREIGELRAVISGAGAAGIAIAKMLVAAGIGDVSVCDRRGVVYDGRGDLTDVKAEIAAVTNKAGLKGSLADALNGADVFIGVSGGTVPEEAVATMAKGCFIFAMANPTPEIHPEVAHKYAAVVATGRSDFPNQINNVLAFPGIFAGALQVRATRITEGMKLAAAQALAGVVADELTAQKVIPSPFDERVAPAVTKAVAEAARREGVARR, translated from the coding sequence GTGGCAGCGGAGATCATCCACCCCAACACCCAGGACACCGTCGACCCCGTCGACGCCGTTTTCGCGCTCCACCGCGGCGGCAAGATGGAGGTCCGGGCAACGGTGCCGGTGCGCGACGCGGACGATCTGTCCCTCGCCTACACCCCGGGTGTCGCCCGGGTCTGCACCGCCATCGCGGAGCAGCCCGAGCTGGTCAACGACTACACCTGGAAGTCCAACGTGGTCGCGGTCGTCACCGACGGCACCGCGGTGCTCGGGCTCGGCGACATCGGTCCCGAGGCCTCGCTCCCCGTGATGGAGGGCAAGGCGATCCTGTTCAAGCAGTTCGGCGGCGTCGACGCCGTGCCGATCGCGCTGGCCTGCACCGACGTGGACGAGATCGTCGAGACCGTGGTCCGGATGGCGCCCTCCTTCGGCGGCGTCAACCTGGAGGACATCTCGGCACCCCGCTGCTTCGAGATCGAGCGCCGGCTCCAGGACGCCCTGGACATCCCGATCTTCCACGACGACCAGCACGGCACCGCGATCGTCTCCACCGCCGCCCTGTGGAACGCCGCCAAGGTGACCGGCCGCGAGATCGGCGAGCTGCGGGCCGTCATCTCCGGCGCCGGCGCGGCCGGCATCGCCATCGCCAAGATGCTGGTGGCCGCCGGCATCGGCGACGTCTCCGTCTGCGACCGCCGCGGCGTGGTGTACGACGGCCGGGGCGACCTGACCGACGTCAAGGCCGAGATCGCCGCCGTCACCAACAAGGCCGGCCTCAAGGGCTCCCTCGCCGACGCCCTGAACGGCGCGGACGTCTTCATCGGCGTCTCCGGCGGCACCGTGCCGGAGGAGGCCGTCGCCACCATGGCGAAGGGCTGCTTCATCTTCGCGATGGCCAACCCCACCCCGGAGATCCACCCGGAGGTCGCGCACAAGTACGCCGCCGTGGTCGCCACCGGCCGCAGCGACTTCCCGAACCAGATCAACAACGTGCTGGCCTTCCCCGGCATCTTCGCCGGCGCGCTCCAGGTGCGGGCCACCCGGATCACCGAGGGCATGAAGCTGGCCGCCGCCCAGGCGCTGGCCGGCGTGGTCGCCGACGAGCTGACGGCGCAGAAGGTCATCCCGTCGCCGTTCGACGAGCGGGTCGCCCCGGCCGTCACCAAGGCGGTGGCCGAGGCCGCCCGGCGCGAGGGCGTCGCCCGCCGCTAG
- a CDS encoding zinc-binding dehydrogenase, protein MFAAYAARIDADDPLSGLEVGELPEPQARPGWSVVTVRAATLNHHDLWSLRGVGLPAERLPMILGCDAAGVDEDGNEVVIHSVIGQSGHGVGPAEPRSILTERYQGTFAQKVAVPTWNLLPKPAELSFAEAACLPTAWLTAYRMLFTNAGVRPGDTVLVQGAGGGVSTALVVLGKAAGLRVWVTGRDEAKRARAVELGADAAFESGARLPERVDAVMETVGAATWSHSVKSLRPGGTIVISGATSGASPKAAELNRIFFLELKVVGSTMGSKEELAGLLALCANSGVRPVIDSVLPLADAREGFARLAKGDVFGKIVLTP, encoded by the coding sequence ATGTTCGCTGCCTACGCCGCACGTATCGATGCCGACGACCCGCTGAGCGGACTGGAGGTCGGCGAACTCCCCGAGCCGCAGGCCCGGCCCGGCTGGAGCGTGGTGACGGTCCGTGCCGCCACCCTCAACCACCACGACCTCTGGTCGCTGCGCGGGGTCGGCCTGCCCGCCGAGCGGCTGCCGATGATCCTCGGCTGCGACGCCGCCGGTGTCGACGAGGACGGCAACGAGGTGGTCATCCACTCCGTGATCGGCCAGAGCGGCCACGGCGTCGGACCGGCCGAACCCCGCTCCATCCTGACCGAGCGCTACCAGGGCACCTTCGCGCAGAAGGTGGCCGTTCCCACCTGGAACCTGCTGCCCAAGCCCGCCGAACTCTCCTTCGCCGAGGCGGCCTGCCTGCCCACCGCCTGGCTGACGGCGTACCGGATGCTCTTCACCAACGCGGGGGTGCGCCCCGGCGACACCGTGCTGGTGCAGGGTGCCGGCGGCGGCGTCTCGACCGCCCTGGTGGTGCTCGGCAAGGCCGCCGGGCTGCGGGTCTGGGTCACCGGCCGGGACGAGGCCAAGCGCGCCCGGGCGGTCGAACTGGGAGCCGACGCGGCGTTCGAGAGCGGGGCCAGGCTGCCCGAGCGGGTGGACGCCGTGATGGAGACGGTCGGCGCCGCCACCTGGTCGCACTCCGTCAAGTCGCTGCGCCCCGGCGGGACGATCGTCATCTCGGGGGCCACCTCGGGGGCCAGCCCCAAGGCCGCCGAGCTCAACCGGATCTTCTTCCTGGAGCTCAAGGTGGTCGGCTCCACCATGGGCAGCAAGGAGGAACTGGCCGGGCTGCTGGCGCTCTGCGCCAACTCCGGCGTCCGGCCCGTGATCGACTCGGTGCTGCCGCTGGCCGACGCCCGGGAGGGCTTCGCCCGGCTCGCCAAGGGCGACGTCTTCGGCAAGATCGTCCTGACGCCGTGA
- a CDS encoding PadR family transcriptional regulator has protein sequence MTPVFGHGRLRLYLLKLLDESPRHGYEVIRLLEERFEGLYAPSAGTVYPRLSKLEQEGLVTHSTEGGRKVYRLTDAGRAELASRQGEIAELEVEIRDSVAQLAGAIREDVRDSAKDLREELWGAAKQAPRAEPSAGGDPWAGPWGDKESWQRAKEEFAQFKAQAKEQAKRAKEQEKAAKAKAKAAEEEARRLREQSRAARTAAQQEALRIKRRVEQQVREHAARGDWPTGLAEGISELTKGLAGLADAARWGHPAADAPAGGPAAGEEIRVTRIDLDKEDADGGSATAPADLPGWTATDPAGDPARELERLLDRFRDQVRDAARDSGVTAAQLEGSRGALAAAAERLRRLLG, from the coding sequence ATGACCCCCGTCTTCGGCCACGGCCGCCTGCGCCTGTACCTGCTCAAGCTGCTGGACGAGTCGCCCCGGCACGGCTACGAGGTGATCCGCCTGCTGGAGGAGCGCTTCGAGGGCCTGTACGCGCCCTCCGCCGGCACGGTGTACCCCCGGCTCTCGAAGCTGGAGCAGGAGGGCCTGGTCACCCACAGCACCGAGGGCGGCCGCAAGGTCTACCGGCTGACCGACGCCGGCCGGGCCGAGCTGGCGTCCCGCCAGGGCGAGATCGCCGAGCTGGAGGTCGAGATCCGGGACTCGGTGGCGCAGCTGGCCGGCGCGATCCGCGAGGACGTCCGGGACAGCGCCAAGGACCTGCGCGAGGAGCTGTGGGGCGCGGCCAAGCAGGCCCCCCGGGCCGAGCCGTCCGCCGGCGGGGACCCGTGGGCCGGCCCGTGGGGTGACAAGGAGAGCTGGCAGCGGGCCAAGGAGGAGTTCGCCCAGTTCAAGGCGCAGGCCAAGGAGCAGGCCAAGCGCGCCAAGGAGCAGGAGAAGGCCGCCAAGGCGAAGGCGAAGGCCGCCGAGGAGGAGGCCCGCCGGCTGCGCGAGCAGTCCCGGGCGGCCCGCACCGCCGCGCAGCAGGAGGCGCTGCGGATCAAGCGCCGGGTCGAGCAGCAGGTCCGCGAGCACGCCGCGCGCGGGGACTGGCCGACCGGCCTGGCCGAGGGCATCTCGGAGCTGACGAAGGGTCTGGCCGGGCTGGCGGACGCCGCCAGGTGGGGCCATCCGGCCGCCGACGCCCCGGCGGGCGGCCCGGCGGCGGGCGAGGAGATCCGGGTCACCCGGATCGACCTCGACAAGGAGGACGCCGACGGCGGGTCCGCGACGGCTCCGGCCGACCTCCCCGGCTGGACGGCGACCGACCCCGCCGGCGATCCGGCCCGCGAGCTGGAGCGGCTGCTCGACCGGTTCCGCGACCAGGTCAGGGACGCCGCCCGGGACAGCGGTGTGACGGCGGCCCAGCTGGAGGGCTCCCGCGGCGCGCTGGCGGCCGCCGCCGAGCGGCTGCGGAGGCTGCTGGGCTGA
- a CDS encoding DUF4097 family beta strand repeat-containing protein, producing MSQWTVSEPDRITIDEPVGTLHVRIIDGAVNVVAAEGPARLEVTELEGEPLHVTLENGVLTVTYKNLNWGELGEAVKSVQSVKELFSSLRKKRRAVVSLAVPAGSEVKIGTVSADSTVSGVAGHVAVHGASGATTLVGLSGRTEANSVSGDVDAQSVSGELKVKTVSGGITVVAGTADRLSANSVSGAVTLDLDVETPSDIKVNTVSGAVGVRLPSLADAKVEAGTNSGDVSSTFEQLKVNGTWGAKKLSGQLGDGKGSLQVTTVSGAVTVLHRPDTEDEGPVVVKELPAGPDLTKEA from the coding sequence ATGAGCCAGTGGACGGTCAGCGAACCTGACAGGATCACCATCGACGAGCCGGTCGGCACCCTGCACGTGCGGATCATCGACGGCGCCGTGAACGTCGTCGCCGCCGAGGGCCCCGCCCGGCTGGAGGTCACCGAGCTGGAGGGCGAGCCGCTGCACGTCACCCTGGAGAACGGGGTGCTCACGGTGACCTACAAGAACCTCAACTGGGGCGAGCTCGGCGAGGCCGTGAAGTCCGTCCAGTCCGTCAAGGAGCTCTTCAGCTCACTGCGGAAGAAGCGCCGGGCCGTGGTCTCGCTGGCCGTCCCGGCCGGCTCCGAGGTGAAGATCGGCACCGTCTCGGCGGACAGCACCGTCTCCGGTGTGGCCGGCCACGTCGCCGTGCACGGCGCCAGCGGCGCCACCACCCTGGTCGGCCTCTCCGGCCGCACCGAGGCCAACTCGGTCTCCGGTGACGTCGACGCCCAGTCCGTCTCCGGCGAGCTCAAGGTGAAGACCGTCTCCGGCGGGATCACCGTGGTGGCCGGCACCGCCGACCGCCTCTCCGCCAACTCGGTCAGCGGCGCCGTCACCCTCGACCTGGACGTGGAGACCCCGTCCGACATCAAGGTCAACACGGTCAGCGGCGCGGTCGGCGTCCGGCTGCCCTCGCTCGCCGACGCCAAGGTCGAGGCCGGCACCAACAGCGGCGACGTGTCCAGCACCTTCGAGCAGCTCAAGGTCAACGGCACCTGGGGGGCGAAGAAGCTCTCCGGCCAGCTCGGCGACGGCAAGGGCAGCCTGCAGGTGACCACCGTCTCCGGCGCCGTCACGGTGCTGCACCGCCCCGACACCGAGGACGAGGGCCCGGTCGTCGTCAAGGAGCTCCCGGCGGGCCCCGACCTCACCAAGGAGGCCTGA
- a CDS encoding DUF6104 family protein — MYFTDRGIEELASRRGDEEVTFEWLAERLREFVDLNPDFEIPVERLATWLARLDDEDDE, encoded by the coding sequence GTGTACTTCACCGACCGTGGCATCGAGGAGCTGGCAAGCCGGCGTGGCGACGAGGAGGTCACCTTCGAGTGGCTGGCCGAGCGCCTGCGCGAGTTCGTGGACCTCAACCCCGACTTCGAGATCCCGGTCGAGCGGCTGGCCACCTGGCTGGCCCGGCTCGACGACGAGGACGACGAGTAG
- a CDS encoding serine/threonine-protein kinase → MTADTPRDAAVPPLPPIFQPLLPEDPREVGGYRLFARLGAGGMGRVYLSYTPGGRPVALKVVRPEFAEDVEFRRRFAQEVTNAQRIHGLYTAQVIDSGVDADAPWLVTAYVPGPSLQQVIREHGALPVRTVLLLMGGIAEALQAIHSVEVVHRDLKPANVLVAGDGPRVIDFGIARAADATALTGTGFRIGSPAFMAPEQAQGRAVTPATDIFALGALAAYVAGGIPPFGEGPETAVLYRVVHEPPELDAVPADLRELLLRCLAKNPEDRPRPAEIIEIARNHPTVGGQLRFADDWLPKQINTEITRRSDLPKTPPTPLPVPPATAPSFGPPATAPSFPPPPAGAPGFGPPPAAAPQHHQQTQPPQPGFVPPPLGSYGVPQPANEAPTGPVLPSPPTMQLHQQPSFDTPPPGPVVTDAAPAVPEPRRKGVSWKALLAVALVMAVGGTAGGVVLMKKLDDGKAKGTVAGGATNSPAADPSTPQAAPTQSAPAAPVAGDSPSPSKGTGAGASKSPSATASTPRGAAVYTPVYQDRELGTPDYNYGYDLAEGKVVNSSANPSWELETGYSSFSWNGTDAYITLDAQLTPEQCSSAIDRQPTGALRYDALPPGRIFCLRHRASGSIVVAKVLTQGNSNGATKLSITYYRNDG, encoded by the coding sequence ATGACCGCCGACACTCCCCGGGACGCCGCAGTCCCGCCGCTCCCACCGATCTTCCAGCCGCTGCTGCCCGAGGACCCGCGCGAGGTCGGCGGCTACCGCCTGTTCGCCCGGCTGGGCGCGGGCGGAATGGGCCGGGTCTACCTGTCCTACACGCCGGGCGGCCGTCCGGTCGCGCTGAAGGTGGTCCGCCCGGAGTTCGCCGAGGACGTGGAGTTCCGGCGCCGCTTCGCCCAGGAGGTCACCAACGCCCAGCGGATCCACGGGCTGTACACCGCCCAGGTGATCGATTCCGGCGTGGACGCCGACGCCCCCTGGCTGGTCACCGCGTACGTGCCGGGCCCCTCGCTGCAGCAGGTGATCCGCGAGCACGGCGCGCTGCCGGTGCGGACCGTCCTGCTGCTGATGGGCGGCATCGCGGAGGCGCTGCAGGCGATCCACAGCGTCGAGGTGGTGCACCGCGACCTCAAGCCCGCCAACGTGCTGGTGGCCGGCGACGGCCCGCGGGTGATCGACTTCGGCATCGCCCGCGCGGCCGACGCCACCGCGCTGACCGGCACCGGGTTCCGGATCGGATCCCCCGCCTTCATGGCGCCCGAGCAGGCCCAGGGCCGGGCCGTCACCCCGGCCACCGACATCTTCGCGCTGGGCGCGCTGGCCGCGTACGTCGCGGGCGGCATCCCGCCGTTCGGCGAGGGCCCGGAGACGGCGGTGCTGTACCGGGTGGTGCACGAGCCGCCGGAGCTGGACGCCGTCCCGGCCGACCTGCGCGAGCTGCTGCTGCGCTGCCTGGCGAAGAACCCGGAGGACCGCCCGAGGCCCGCCGAGATCATCGAGATCGCCCGCAACCACCCGACGGTCGGCGGCCAGCTGCGGTTCGCCGACGACTGGCTGCCCAAGCAGATCAACACCGAGATCACCCGCCGCTCGGACCTGCCGAAGACGCCGCCGACCCCGCTGCCGGTGCCCCCGGCCACCGCGCCCTCCTTCGGGCCGCCGGCCACCGCGCCGTCCTTCCCCCCGCCGCCGGCCGGCGCGCCGGGCTTCGGGCCGCCCCCGGCGGCGGCGCCGCAGCACCACCAGCAGACGCAGCCCCCGCAGCCCGGCTTCGTGCCGCCGCCGCTAGGCTCGTACGGCGTCCCGCAGCCGGCCAACGAGGCGCCGACCGGGCCGGTGCTGCCCTCGCCGCCCACCATGCAGCTGCACCAGCAGCCCTCGTTCGACACCCCGCCCCCCGGCCCCGTCGTCACGGACGCTGCGCCCGCCGTGCCGGAGCCCCGCCGCAAGGGCGTCTCCTGGAAGGCCCTGCTCGCCGTCGCCCTGGTGATGGCGGTCGGCGGGACGGCCGGCGGGGTGGTGCTGATGAAGAAGCTCGACGACGGCAAGGCCAAGGGCACCGTGGCGGGCGGCGCCACCAACTCGCCGGCAGCCGACCCGAGCACCCCGCAGGCGGCCCCCACCCAGTCCGCCCCCGCCGCCCCGGTGGCCGGCGACAGCCCCTCGCCGTCGAAGGGCACCGGGGCCGGCGCGTCCAAGTCGCCGTCGGCCACCGCGAGCACCCCCCGCGGGGCGGCCGTCTACACCCCCGTCTACCAGGACCGCGAGCTGGGCACCCCGGACTACAACTACGGCTACGACCTGGCCGAGGGCAAGGTGGTGAACTCCTCCGCCAACCCGTCCTGGGAGCTGGAGACCGGCTACTCCTCCTTCTCGTGGAACGGCACCGACGCGTACATCACCCTGGACGCGCAGCTGACGCCGGAGCAGTGCTCGTCCGCCATCGACCGGCAGCCGACCGGCGCGCTGCGCTACGACGCGCTGCCGCCCGGCCGGATCTTCTGCCTGCGCCACCGCGCCAGCGGCAGCATCGTGGTCGCCAAGGTGCTGACCCAGGGCAACTCCAACGGTGCCACCAAGCTCTCGATCACCTACTACCGCAACGACGGCTGA